The following coding sequences lie in one Steroidobacter denitrificans genomic window:
- a CDS encoding mechanosensitive ion channel family protein: MDSIRSALAPLQGYPWMMTMLQLTALVLVVWLAGLLTRLLLVRTIGQAVRMTPTRWDDALLGKGVISRLANVVPALVVYYGVGIVADLPAAVASVVRGVAGAFVVVTIALSLGKLLDAVGELYAQRDEERAKARPIKGYLQLLKIIIYLVTAILVIATLFDRDPLLLLSGLGAMTAVLLLVFKDTLMSLVASVQLASHDMLRVGDWIEMPQLNADGYAIDISLHTVKVQNWDRTITTIPTWRLISESFKNWRGMFESGGRRIKRSLYLDQTSVRFLDEREREELQRFALIDAYLDRKHQELEEFNSKLLAEGKDPINTRRVTNIGTFRAYVQAYLEAHSGINAEMLLLVRQLQPGPTGLPLEIYCFTASTAWVVHEAVQADIFDHLYAILPRFGLRVFQQPSGEDVSRALKAGEAPAARPTPAV, encoded by the coding sequence ATGGATTCGATTCGCAGTGCGCTGGCCCCGCTACAAGGCTATCCCTGGATGATGACGATGCTGCAGCTGACCGCGCTGGTGCTCGTCGTGTGGCTGGCGGGACTGCTGACCCGTCTGCTGCTGGTACGTACGATCGGGCAGGCCGTACGCATGACGCCCACGCGCTGGGATGACGCTTTGCTCGGCAAGGGGGTGATTTCCCGCCTGGCAAACGTGGTCCCGGCGCTGGTGGTCTATTACGGCGTCGGGATCGTGGCCGACCTGCCGGCTGCCGTGGCGTCCGTCGTACGCGGCGTCGCAGGTGCGTTCGTCGTCGTGACGATCGCCTTGTCCCTGGGCAAACTGCTGGATGCGGTGGGTGAGTTGTACGCGCAGCGCGACGAGGAACGGGCCAAGGCGCGTCCGATCAAGGGCTACCTGCAACTGCTCAAGATCATCATCTACCTGGTGACGGCGATCCTGGTCATCGCCACGCTGTTCGACCGCGATCCGCTGCTGCTGCTTTCGGGACTGGGAGCCATGACGGCGGTCTTGCTGCTGGTGTTCAAGGACACGCTCATGTCCCTGGTAGCCAGTGTGCAATTGGCCTCGCACGACATGCTGCGCGTGGGCGACTGGATCGAAATGCCGCAGCTCAATGCCGACGGATACGCCATCGACATCTCGTTGCACACGGTCAAGGTCCAGAACTGGGACCGCACCATCACCACGATTCCCACCTGGCGTCTGATCAGCGAGAGCTTCAAGAATTGGCGGGGCATGTTCGAGTCCGGTGGCCGGCGCATCAAGCGCTCACTGTATCTGGATCAGACCTCGGTACGCTTCCTGGATGAGCGCGAACGCGAGGAATTGCAACGCTTCGCGCTGATCGATGCCTATTTGGATCGAAAACACCAGGAACTCGAGGAGTTCAACAGCAAACTGCTCGCCGAGGGCAAGGATCCCATCAATACGCGCCGGGTGACGAATATCGGCACATTCCGTGCTTATGTGCAGGCCTATCTGGAGGCGCATTCTGGCATCAACGCCGAGATGCTGTTGCTGGTGCGTCAGTTACAGCCGGGGCCGACCGGGCTACCGCTCGAGATCTACTGTTTCACCGCCAGTACGGCCTGGGTAGTGCATGAAGCCGTGCAGGCGGACATTTTCGACCACCTGTATGCGATTCTTCCTCGTTTCGGCCTGCGGGTGTTCCAGCAGCCCAGCGGTGAGGATGTGAGCCGTGCCTTGAAAGCCGGGGAAGCGCCGGCCGCCCGGCCCACACCGGCCGTCTGA
- a CDS encoding beta-phosphoglucomutase family hydrolase codes for MSGTGPLATLSLRDFDAVLFDMDGVLTRTAGVHAAAWKNLFDAFLQQRAIQSGDTFVPFDIQTDYRRHVDGRPRYEGVAAFLASRGIDLPPGGDADPPGAPTIHGLGKLKDGYFMQHIKEHGVAVFETAVDLVESLRAQQVRTAVVTSSINATAVLEAAGIAGLFDARVDGNDLTRLPLKGKPAPDAFLEAARRLHVEPARAVVVEDAIAGVRAGRAGGFGLVIGVDRVGQSKALREAGADVVVTQLGQVQLASESPSTWSLIYEEFDPAREGIRESLCALGNGYFETRGAACWAHADGTHYPGTYLAGGYNRLRTEVAGRVVENEDLVNLPNWLSLAVRIEDEDWFDLRAVRLLSYRLQFDLQHGLLLRTVRFEDPAGRRSCLSERRLVSMADMHLAALELSVTAENWSGRVTLRSAIDGRVVNTGAQLYRRFNNQHLEQVDGAAVGTEGVMLRVCTRQSRIQVAQAARTRIFRDGEAVMQPRRLIKEPGFIGQEFSIELQSGERVVAEKIASLFSSKDHAISECGLAAAKAITRAGRFETLAAEHRRSWMHLWRRFDIHLKPAGQRFALNVPMLLRLNITHLLQAASHNSIGLDMGVPARGWTGEAYQGHIFWDELFIFPFLNLRTPETTRSLLMYRYRRLDEARAAAAQAGLQGAMFPWQSGSDGQEETQELNLNPRSQRWVRDNSYLQRHVGSAIAWNVWQYFQVTDDAEFLQFYGAELILEIARFWSSLACFNATRQRYEIHGVMGPDEFHEAYPGAQVPGLNNNAYTNIMAAWVMLRALDVIQRLSEIRRAELMVRLGISDEDTRRWEDISRRMFVPFHDGIISQFEGYETLAEFDWEHYRLRYGNIQRLDLILESENDSANNYKLSKQPDVLMLFYLFSREELGALLSRFGYSLDGESIRRNVAYYDQRSSHGSTLSRVVHAWVLARSDRPRAMRYFAEALQSDVSDIQQGTTAEGIHLGAMAGTVDLVQRVATGIEVTGNMLRFNPQLPAEIDRIDMRIRYRGHAIDLRLTRETLTIRCREPGAAPVRLAVRDDERDFTGGSTHVFRLDAAATPE; via the coding sequence ATGAGCGGCACGGGTCCTCTGGCAACGTTGTCACTGCGCGATTTCGATGCAGTGCTGTTCGACATGGATGGGGTGCTGACCCGTACAGCGGGCGTGCATGCCGCGGCATGGAAGAACTTGTTCGACGCATTCCTTCAGCAACGTGCCATCCAGAGCGGCGATACGTTCGTGCCTTTCGATATCCAGACCGATTACCGACGTCACGTCGATGGCAGGCCGCGATATGAAGGCGTAGCGGCGTTTCTGGCCTCCCGAGGCATCGATCTGCCGCCGGGAGGCGACGCCGATCCGCCCGGAGCGCCGACCATTCATGGCCTGGGAAAGCTCAAGGACGGCTATTTCATGCAGCACATCAAGGAGCATGGTGTGGCCGTGTTCGAGACAGCGGTGGATCTGGTGGAATCGCTGCGCGCGCAACAAGTCCGTACCGCGGTGGTAACCTCCAGCATCAACGCCACAGCGGTACTGGAGGCCGCCGGCATCGCGGGGCTGTTCGACGCCAGGGTAGATGGCAACGATCTCACGCGCCTGCCGCTCAAAGGTAAACCGGCCCCGGACGCATTTCTGGAGGCGGCGCGACGCTTGCACGTGGAGCCGGCGCGCGCCGTGGTGGTCGAAGATGCGATCGCCGGCGTACGCGCCGGGCGTGCCGGTGGATTCGGCCTGGTCATCGGCGTGGACCGCGTCGGACAATCGAAGGCGCTGCGGGAGGCGGGCGCCGACGTCGTGGTGACACAGCTCGGCCAGGTGCAGCTGGCGTCGGAATCACCGTCCACCTGGTCGCTGATCTATGAGGAATTCGACCCGGCACGCGAAGGTATACGGGAATCCTTGTGCGCACTCGGCAATGGTTATTTCGAGACGCGCGGGGCGGCATGCTGGGCGCATGCGGATGGTACGCATTATCCGGGCACCTATCTTGCCGGCGGCTATAACCGCTTGCGCACCGAGGTTGCCGGTCGCGTGGTCGAGAATGAGGATTTGGTCAATCTACCCAACTGGTTGAGCTTGGCGGTACGGATAGAGGATGAGGACTGGTTCGACCTGCGGGCAGTGCGACTCCTGTCTTATCGCCTGCAATTCGATCTTCAGCATGGTCTGTTGTTGAGAACGGTTCGATTCGAGGATCCGGCGGGCCGGCGCAGTTGCCTGTCAGAGCGCCGACTGGTGTCCATGGCGGACATGCATCTGGCGGCGCTGGAATTGTCCGTGACGGCTGAAAACTGGAGCGGACGGGTCACGTTGCGTTCAGCCATCGACGGCCGGGTCGTCAACACCGGCGCGCAGCTTTATCGCCGGTTCAATAATCAGCATCTCGAGCAGGTGGACGGCGCGGCCGTGGGAACCGAGGGCGTCATGCTGCGGGTGTGCACCCGCCAGTCACGCATCCAAGTCGCCCAGGCGGCGCGCACCCGGATATTCCGTGACGGCGAGGCCGTGATGCAGCCGCGACGGTTGATCAAGGAGCCGGGATTCATCGGCCAGGAATTCTCGATCGAGCTTCAGTCCGGAGAGCGAGTGGTGGCCGAGAAGATCGCTTCTCTGTTCAGTTCCAAGGATCATGCGATTTCAGAATGTGGCCTGGCCGCAGCCAAGGCGATCACTCGCGCAGGCCGCTTCGAGACGCTGGCGGCAGAGCATCGACGCAGTTGGATGCACTTGTGGCGCCGGTTCGATATTCACTTGAAACCGGCCGGCCAGCGCTTTGCGTTGAATGTTCCCATGCTGCTGCGCTTGAACATCACGCATCTGTTGCAAGCCGCCTCGCACAACAGCATCGGCCTGGACATGGGCGTGCCGGCCAGAGGCTGGACCGGAGAAGCCTATCAGGGACATATTTTCTGGGACGAACTGTTCATTTTTCCCTTCCTGAATCTGCGTACGCCCGAGACGACGCGCTCCCTGCTCATGTATCGCTACCGGCGCCTGGACGAGGCGAGGGCAGCCGCGGCGCAGGCCGGGCTGCAGGGCGCCATGTTTCCCTGGCAAAGCGGCAGCGATGGCCAGGAGGAAACGCAGGAACTCAACCTTAATCCACGTTCGCAGCGCTGGGTCCGGGACAATTCCTATCTGCAGCGGCATGTGGGCAGCGCGATCGCCTGGAACGTCTGGCAGTACTTCCAGGTCACCGACGACGCGGAGTTCCTGCAATTCTACGGTGCCGAGCTGATCCTGGAGATCGCCCGCTTCTGGTCCAGCCTGGCTTGTTTTAATGCAACCCGCCAGCGTTACGAGATTCATGGCGTGATGGGGCCGGATGAGTTTCATGAGGCCTATCCCGGCGCGCAGGTTCCGGGCCTGAACAACAATGCCTACACCAACATCATGGCCGCATGGGTCATGCTGCGCGCCTTGGATGTGATCCAGCGGTTATCCGAGATCCGTCGTGCGGAATTGATGGTGCGCCTGGGTATTTCTGACGAGGATACGCGACGCTGGGAGGATATCAGTCGCAGGATGTTCGTACCGTTTCATGACGGCATCATCAGCCAATTCGAAGGTTATGAAACGCTGGCCGAATTCGATTGGGAACACTATCGCCTGCGCTATGGCAACATCCAGCGCCTGGATCTCATCCTGGAATCCGAGAACGACAGCGCCAACAACTATAAATTGTCCAAGCAGCCCGACGTGTTGATGCTGTTTTATCTATTTTCCCGAGAGGAGTTGGGTGCGTTGTTGTCGCGCTTCGGATACTCCCTCGACGGCGAGTCGATACGACGCAATGTAGCCTACTACGATCAGCGCTCCTCGCACGGCTCCACCTTGTCGCGCGTCGTGCATGCCTGGGTGTTGGCGCGCTCGGACCGGCCGCGGGCGATGAGATACTTCGCGGAGGCGCTGCAGAGCGATGTCAGTGATATTCAGCAGGGCACGACCGCCGAGGGGATCCATCTGGGCGCGATGGCCGGTACGGTCGATCTGGTGCAACGCGTCGCCACGGGAATCGAGGTGACCGGCAACATGCTGCGTTTCAATCCTCAGCTGCCCGCTGAAATCGACAGGATCGACATGCGCATCCGCTACCGGGGGCATGCGATCGATCTGCGGCTGACGCGCGAGACCCTGACGATACGCTGCCGCGAGCCCGGCGCCGCTCCCGTCCGGCTGGCGGTTCGGGATGATGAGCGTGATTTCACCGGCGGTAGCACGCACGTGTTTCGGCTCGATGCGGCGGCCACGCCGGAGTAA